A part of Miscanthus floridulus cultivar M001 chromosome 6, ASM1932011v1, whole genome shotgun sequence genomic DNA contains:
- the LOC136458539 gene encoding LOW QUALITY PROTEIN: cytochrome P450 CYP72A616-like (The sequence of the model RefSeq protein was modified relative to this genomic sequence to represent the inferred CDS: inserted 1 base in 1 codon) → MREVLSNKFGHFGKPLFSRLGKLLANGLSNHEGEKWAKHRRILNPAFHHEKIKRMLPVFATCCTDMINRWENSMSSEGSSEIDVWPEFQNLTGDVISRTAFGSNYQEGRNIFRLQGEQAERLIQSFQTIFIPGYWFLPTKNNRRMKEIDREIRKILHGIIRKKXRAFIDGEGSNDDLLGLLVESNTRESIGNAKLGMSTEDMIEECKLFYFAGMETTSVLLTWTLIVLSMHPEWQEQARQEVLNHFGRGRPDFDSLNRLKIVTMILYEVLRLYPPVVLLTRRTYKEMVLGGIKYPSGVSLLLPIIFIHHDPNIWGKDASEFNPQRFEDAISNATKHQAAFFPFGWGPRICIGQNFALLEAKMALCTILQHFSFELSPSYTRAPYTVITLHPQHGAQIRLKKL, encoded by the exons ATGAGAGAGGTTTTGTCTAACAAGTTTGGCCACTTCGGCAAACCACTGTTTAGCCGTCTTGGCAAGTTACTAGCCAACGGGCTCTCAAATCATGAAGGCGAGAAATGGGCAAAACACAGGAGAATTCTCAATCCTGCATTCCACCATGAGAAAATAAAG CGGATGCTGCCTGTATTTGCTACCTGTTGCACCGATATGATTAACAGATGGGAAAATTCAATGTCTTCCGAGGGATCTTCTGAGATAGACGTCTGGCCTGAGTTCCAAAATCTTACTGGAGATGTTATCTCAAGGACCGCATTTGGTAGCAACTATCAGGAGGGCAGGAACATTTTCCGGCTGCAAGGAGAGCAGGCTGAACGCCTTATACAATCTTTTCAAACAATATTTATCCCAGGCTACTG GTTTTTGCCCACCAAAAATAACAGAAGGATGAAAGAAATTGATCGGGAGATCCGTAAAATTCTGCATGGAATAATCAGGAAAA AGAGGGCTTTTATAGATGGTGAAGGCAGTAATGATGACTTGCTAGGCTTATTGGTTGAGTCAAATACGAGAGAATCAATTGGGAATGCGAAACTGGGAATGAGTACTGAAGATATGATCGAGGAATGCAAGTTATTTTACTTTGCAGGTATGGAGACCACATCAGTCCTGCTTACATGGACGTTAATTGTGCTAAGCATGCACCCCGAATGGCAAGAGCAGGCAAGACAAGAAGTTTTAAACCACTTTGGAAGAGGTAGACCAGATTTTGATAGCTTGAACCGGCTGAAGATT GTAACCATGATTCTATATGAGGTCCTTAGGTTGTACCCACCAGTAGTCTTACTAACCAGAAGAACTTACAAGGAAATGGTGCTTGGTGGCATCAAATATCCTTCAGGCGTGAGCCTTCTACTGCCCATCATCTTCATTCACCATGATCCAAACATCTGGGGAAAAGACGCAAGCGAGTTCAATCCACAGAGGTTTGAGGatgccatctccaatgcaaccaaGCATCAGGCcgccttctttccatttggatggGGTCCCAGGATCTGCATAGGCCAGAACTTTGCGTTGCTGGAAGCGAAGATGGCACTATGCACCATCCTTCAACACTTCTCCTTTGAGCTCTCGCCATCCTACACTCGTGCGCCATACACCGTGATAACTTTGCACCCTCAGCATGGTGCTCAAATCAGGTTGAAGAAGCTTTGA